In a single window of the Anguilla rostrata isolate EN2019 chromosome 4, ASM1855537v3, whole genome shotgun sequence genome:
- the rabggta gene encoding geranylgeranyl transferase type-2 subunit alpha — MHGRVKLKSTAQQEEEKKKEREKKLKVYKAARDACFSKRKEGTMDVEALQLTQQLLSSNPDFATLWNYRREILLHQETVRAEEEVQKVYEEELSFLEGCLKVNPKSYGSWHHRGWVSSRIPRPDWGRELGLCDRCLALDDRNFHCWDYRRMVVRLSGVPVDQELQFTDRLIGSNFSNYSSWHYRSTLLPLLHPPQAHERDPPSPSTHSHSVCEEQLLKEYELVQNAFFTDPNDQSAWFYYRWLLGRAEREEMISCVYVSREGERLIVAFSRPVNALSVGLLLVVDGQPLNVDWRSAHPRFRHSPVWICELPPGTISDSSNEHNLTVHWTQRHIHRDCALYTGRSESWCRDSATDQELFRSDLSVEKTSVLQSELQSCTQLLELEPQNKWCVLTIVLLMRALDPLGYERETLAHFETLKDVDSMRSSYYSDLCSKFMIENTILKMEYAEVRVFSLSGKKLTTLCHLDQLLLVTHINISSNQLQTLPPQFAMLQCLEVLEADDNVIESLYGLYHLPRLEEVSLKNNQISRISDLKPLTTCPKLTRLDLRGNPVTQTANLQSELAQLLPSVTDLLL; from the exons ATG CACGGGCGAGTGAAGCTGAAGTCGACAgctcagcaggaggaggagaagaagaaagagagagagaagaagctGAAGGTCTACAAGGCGGCTCGGGATGCCTGCTTCAGCAAG AGGAAGGAGGGCACAATGGATGTTGAAGCCTTGCAGCTCACTCAGCAGCTTCTGTCCTCCAACCCAGACTTTGCCACGCTGTGgaactacaggagagagatccTGCTGCACCAGGAGACTGTGCG ggcggaggaggaggtgcagaaggTGTATGAGGAGGAGCTGTCCTTCCTGGAGGGGTGTCTGAAGGTGAACCCCAAATCGTACGGGAGCTGGCACCACCGCGGCTGGGTCTCCTCCCGGATCCCCCGGCCCGACTGGGGCCGAGAGCTGGGCCTGTGCGACCGCTGCCTGGCGCTGGACGACCGAAACt ttcactGTTGGGACTACCGCAGGATGGTGGTCCGGCTCTCTGGTGTTCCGGTGGATCAGGAGCTGCAGTTCACCGATCGGCTCATTGGCTCAAACTTCTCCAACTACTCCAGCTGGCACTACAGGAGCAccctgctgccgctgctgcaccccccccaggcccacgagcgggaccccccctcccccagcacccacTCGCACAGCGTCTGTGAGGAGCAGCTGCTCAAAG AGTATGAGCTGGTGCAGAACGCCTTCTTCACCGACCCCAACGACCAGAGTGCCTGGTTCTACTACCGATGGCTACTTGGCAGag cgGAGCGAGAGGAGATGAttagctgtgtgtatgtgagcagagagggagagaggctcaTTGTGGCTTTCTCCAGGCCAGTAAAC gcccTGTCTGTCGGGCTGCTCTTGGTGGTAGACGGGCAGCCCCTGAATGTGGACTGGAGAAGTGCTCACCCGCGATTCCGCCACAGCCCCGTCTGG ATCTGCGAACTGCCACCTGGGACCATCAGTGACTCCAGTAACGAACACAACCTGACCGTGCACTGGACCCAGAGGCACATACACAGGGACTGCGCACTTTACACAG GTCGATCAGAAAGCTGGTGCCGAGATTCAGCCACTGACCAAGAGCTTTTTAG gaGTGATCTCTCTGTAGAGAAGACTTCAGTGCTCCAGTCAGAGCTGCAGTCCTGCACACAACTGCTAGAGCTGGAGCCTCAGAACAAGT GGTGTGTACTGACCATAGTCCTCCTGATGAGGGCGCTGGATCCCCTGGGCTATGAGAGAGAAACCCTGGCTCACTTTGAGACCCTAAag GATGTGGACTCCATGCGTTCTTCTTACTACAGTGACCTGTGCAGTAAGTTTATGATAGAGAACACCATTCTCAAGATGGAGTACGCTGAAGTCAGAGTCTTCAGTTTGTCTGGAAAG AAACTGACAACCCTCTGCCACTTGGACCAGCTGCTATTGGTCACTCATATAAACATCTCCTCCAATCAGCTGCAGACCCTGCCCCCTCAGTTTGCCATGCTGCAGTGTCTTGAG GTGCTGGAGGCGGATGACAACGTCATTGAGAGTCTTTACGGACTGTACCATCTCCCCCGCCTGGAGGAGGTCTCGCTGAAGAACAACC AAATCTCTCGGATCTCGGACCTGAAGCCCCTGACCACCTGCCCCAAGCTGACCCGGCTCGATCTCCGTGGAAACCCGGTTACCCAGACTGCCAACCTCCAATCAGAGCTGGCCCAACTGTTGCCCTCGGTCACCGACCTCCTGTTATAA
- the LOC135254236 gene encoding nuclear apoptosis-inducing factor 1-like isoform X1 yields MALLRHKCKKKNFTEREIEVLLGEVERRRSILFNGVSMGVSNKRKRLEWHRVCAAVNASSAVNRSAGEVKKKWFDIKVQAKKRISAHRESVGVGGWCVGAPPLSPLDERLASIIGDIHMSAMLPPLDEFTEMAESTAVKTVQRKTLKRWQEKTPDGKKSQEEPSYRGGVHPPLASLSRRIRKWVCRGLRRCRREVRRRRREARRCSRRKTARLGPAASPVRGVVTQAGTTPPTPPFGRNGTSSDPSTT; encoded by the exons aTGGCACTGTTGCGACACAAGTGCAAAAAGAAGAATTTCACAGAGCGCGAAATTGAAGTTCTTTTGGGCGAGGTGGAGAGGAGACGTAGCATACTGTTTAACGGCGTCAGCATGGGCGTCAGCAACAAGAGGAAGCGCCTGGAGTGGCACAGGGTCTGCGCCGCCGTGAACGCGTCCAGCGCCGTGAACCGCTCCGCGGGGGAAGTTAAGAAGAAGTGGTTCGACATCAAAGTGCAGGCCAAAAAGCGCATATCGGCGCACAGGGAAAGCGTGGGTGTGGGCGGGTGGTGCGTGGGAGCTCCGCCGCTCTCCCCGCTGGATGAGCGGTTGGCGTCGATCATTGGGGACATCCACATGAGCGCAATGCTACCGCCACTGGATGAGTTCACTGAAATGGCCGAATCCACTGCAGTGAAAACAG tgcagagaaaaaccctcaaaaggtggcaagaaaaaactcccgatgggaagaaatctcaggaggaacccagctatagagggggagtccatcctccactggccagcctg AGTCGGAGGATCAGAAAATGGGTGTGCCGGGGGCTGAGGAGGTGCCGGAGAGAAGTGAGGAGGCGCAGGAGGGAAGCgaggaggtgcagcaggagGAAGACAGCGCGCCTGGGCCCAGCAGCGTCTCCGGTGCGGGGCGTGGTCACGCAAGCGGGGACGACCCCGCCGACGCCGCCGTTCGGACGCAACGGGACCTCATCAGATCCATCGACAACGTGA
- the LOC135254236 gene encoding nuclear apoptosis-inducing factor 1-like isoform X2, with protein MALLRHKCKKKNFTEREIEVLLGEVERRRSILFNGVSMGVSNKRKRLEWHRVCAAVNASSAVNRSAGEVKKKWFDIKVQAKKRISAHRESVGVGGWCVGAPPLSPLDERLASIIGDIHMSAMLPPLDEFTEMAESTAVKTESEDQKMGVPGAEEVPERSEEAQEGSEEVQQEEDSAPGPSSVSGAGRGHASGDDPADAAVRTQRDLIRSIDNVTSELKHIGNVLCQICSTLKELVKTYTVVF; from the exons aTGGCACTGTTGCGACACAAGTGCAAAAAGAAGAATTTCACAGAGCGCGAAATTGAAGTTCTTTTGGGCGAGGTGGAGAGGAGACGTAGCATACTGTTTAACGGCGTCAGCATGGGCGTCAGCAACAAGAGGAAGCGCCTGGAGTGGCACAGGGTCTGCGCCGCCGTGAACGCGTCCAGCGCCGTGAACCGCTCCGCGGGGGAAGTTAAGAAGAAGTGGTTCGACATCAAAGTGCAGGCCAAAAAGCGCATATCGGCGCACAGGGAAAGCGTGGGTGTGGGCGGGTGGTGCGTGGGAGCTCCGCCGCTCTCCCCGCTGGATGAGCGGTTGGCGTCGATCATTGGGGACATCCACATGAGCGCAATGCTACCGCCACTGGATGAGTTCACTGAAATGGCCGAATCCACTGCAGTGAAAACAG AGTCGGAGGATCAGAAAATGGGTGTGCCGGGGGCTGAGGAGGTGCCGGAGAGAAGTGAGGAGGCGCAGGAGGGAAGCgaggaggtgcagcaggagGAAGACAGCGCGCCTGGGCCCAGCAGCGTCTCCGGTGCGGGGCGTGGTCACGCAAGCGGGGACGACCCCGCCGACGCCGCCGTTCGGACGCAACGGGACCTCATCAGATCCATCGACAACGTGACCTCTGAACTGAAACATATCGGAAACGTCCTATGCCAGATATGCTCCACATTAAAAGAGCTAGTTAAAACATacactgttgttttttaa